Genomic DNA from Cytobacillus sp. IB215665:
TTTATTTTTTCCTATTAACTTTTTCTCAATTTTTTCATATGGAATGAAGCCTTGTAATAAACTAATGACAAACGAAATTACGACAAATAAAACTGTTAATTCTAATGCAATGTACAAAAAGCTATGTAATGTATTAATCCACATTTTTTTCCTCCTTATTATTGGCTTATAAATTTTTATAAATCAAAAAAAATTGATATATTAATCAAAAAAAATTGATTAATAGTCTAAAAAAAATTACGATTTTGGCCTAAATAAGCAACATAGTTCCTCAGAAAGCAAATGGTTAACTTCGTCCATATTTAGCTCGTAGTAGCTCCATGTTCCTCTCGTTTCTCTTGTTAAAATATTTGCATCATATAATATTTTCAGATGATATGATAATTTAGATTGAGTCATATTTACTAATGGGGCTAAATCACATACACACATACCCCCTTTTTGAGTTAAAATATTCATTATTTGTAACCTTTTTTTGTCCGCAAGTGCTTTAAACTTCATTTCATAAGTTTCAAATGTTCGTTCTGCTGATATATCATTTAATGGTATAATGTTTTCCACCTTATCACTCCTTTATATATTGTTCTAAGTATACTACTAGCACCTTTTCTCCTATATGACGATGACGGGCGTTGTCTTTCTGTTCGTCAACTTTGCTGCTTTTTTTCACTTGAATTTAAGTAACTAATAGATATGTTTTTATTTTCTTTAAAGAAGAAAAGGTGCCACCGAAAGTTAGTTTCTTTATGCTTAGCTCTTATTACAATAAGCAACAATTAATCCGCAAACAGCCATCTATAAACCAAAAGTTTACTAAAGATCTCTTAAAACAATTTTTTTTGATATAATCATCATATATGCGATGTTATTAAATGTCAATGATTAAATCAATTTTTTTTGATGTATTTATTTATTTTCGAAATAATACTTTCATAATACACCTGCTCATGTGGCACAAATTCGGCTTTACTCACAATTTGATCTATAGGCAATCCTCTCCCATTCTCATCAATTTCAAATCCAACTATGTTTAAATGTGTTCTACCTCCTAACCACAGTTCACTGAAGTGCTTAAAATCGGCTTTCACAATTCCTGATACTTCTTCCTTTTGTAGTTTGAAGTTTTCCATATTACTTTTATAATCGAATAGGAAAACATTTGCTATTTCCTTATCGACTAATTGTTCATGAATCACACAATATTTGAAGATCCCTAATGAAACAAGTTCTTCCATCGTTACTTGAATACCAAGCTCTTCATGAACTTCTCTCACTCCATCGCTCATCGTTTCATGAGCTAATATATGTCCAGCAGCTGTAATGTCTAAAAGGTTAGGATAATCCTTTTTAATAGCACTCCGTTTTTGAAAGTAAATATAATCTTTCCCAGCATCTTTACTAATAAACCAGCAATGAAATGTTTCGTGCCAATAACCAAATTTATGTACTTCTTCTCTAGTGGCTACACCACATTCATGTTGGGACTCGTCAAAGACCTTAATTAATTCCTTTTCCATATTAGTCTCCCGCTTATGTATATAGTATTTGAGTTGACTCAGATGAACTTCCTACTACTTTTTTCGACTGCAAATTAACTTTCAGTCATTTATAGCTATAATTCTATTACTATGGTTTCCTACCTAAATT
This window encodes:
- a CDS encoding metalloregulator ArsR/SmtB family transcription factor yields the protein MKFKALADKKRLQIMNILTQKGGMCVCDLAPLVNMTQSKLSYHLKILYDANILTRETRGTWSYYELNMDEVNHLLSEELCCLFRPKS
- a CDS encoding NUDIX hydrolase — protein: MEKELIKVFDESQHECGVATREEVHKFGYWHETFHCWFISKDAGKDYIYFQKRSAIKKDYPNLLDITAAGHILAHETMSDGVREVHEELGIQVTMEELVSLGIFKYCVIHEQLVDKEIANVFLFDYKSNMENFKLQKEEVSGIVKADFKHFSELWLGGRTHLNIVGFEIDENGRGLPIDQIVSKAEFVPHEQVYYESIISKINKYIKKN